TTCGCACGATAGACAACCGTGTCGAGCCGACGCTCCAGCAAACCGATCAGGTTCTCGGACGTATCGCCCTTCATTTTAGACGCCTGATCGTAGATCTTGCGGAACTGCTTCTCCATGATCGAGCCGTAGTATCCCTTGAGCTTCTGCTTCGCGCGCAGCTGCACCCCGAAGTCAGATAGCTTGCCCCGGCGTCCCTGCCCGTGCTGGCCAGGCCCGTATTCACGGCGATTGACGGGGCTCTTCGGCCGCCCCCAGATGTTCTCGCCCATGCGGCGGTCGATCTTGTATTTCACACTGTCGCGTTTTGACATCGCGGTATCCTTTCAAGGTTTGAAGGTACACGCGCCCTCCTCTTCCGACCTTTTGGCCGAACGACAGGATCGCAACGCCAGCGGTTTGCAAGCACGATCCACGGGACACGGGAAAGCAAAAGGGGGCGCGAACGCCCCCATAAGCTGCATGGTCTTTAGGCCGAGGTCCGTTTGGCGTCAAGCTGGACCGTATTCATTGTCCTGCGGTTCACTCGGACGCGTTGTCCACCAAAGCATAATGATCAGACCAATCAATGGGACGAACCCAATCAGCTGCCACCAACCTGAACGACCAATGTCATGGAGGCGTCGGGCGGCCACACAGATAAAGGGTATGACAACAGCCAGGATAAAAATGTTGGAAAAGACCCCGGTCTGCGCCACCGCTTCGCTGAAGAGCGCCGCGTCGACAAAATAACAGGAAATCAGCCCAAGCACGTAGAACAGCACCCAATACCAATATTCCGATCGGCGTGCGCGCCCAGAAATCTGGGTGTATCGGGAGAACACGGTTCGAACGACGTCGAGAAACTGCGTTGGATGATAGTAGCTGCCCGCCACGGGAGCCCTGGGAGCCCCATGGTATGGGGTGGCCGCACCACCGGAGGATGATCCACCGCCAAAGACCGCTTCACTGCCCGGCCCTCCGCGCGGGAGATCATCCACCCAACTTTGTGGGATCATGTTTCCCGGCAACACGGCTTGGGCAGGCGTCCAATTGTCCATGCCTTCGGCCCAAACGAGCGAGTTTGCGCCGATCTCACCGCTATCAATCAGGGCTGGCAGCTCTGATTGGTCAATCGGCCCGCGTTGCTCGCTCCCAACGGCATAGAACCACTGCCGAGCACTGTCGTCCTGAGTAGCCATGAGTAAACCTCTCCAAGCAGTGGCCGATTGTTGCGCATGGTGTTCTGACGCGTGGCGCCGATAAGCTCAAGAGCGCTCATGAACACGATCAAGCGAAGCCAGCACGCCCCGCAGGGTGCGCACCTCTTGTGCTGTCAGCTGCGGGCGCTGATAAATGGATCGCAGATTGCGAACCATGCGATCGCGCTTCTCAGGTGGGTGGAAAAATCCGCGCTCGTCGAGCAAACCTTCCAGGTGTTCAAAAAAGGCGATGAGTTCCGCCTTTGTTGCAAGCGGCCCCCTGTCCGCAGCACCCAGCGGTAGCTGGTCGCTTTCAGACGTCCGCCCCATCGTCTGACTTGCGTGGCGCCGCCACTCATAAGCGCAAACGAGTGCCGCCTGAGAGATGTTGAGAGATGCGCACTGAGGGTCCACAGGGAGCGTGAGAATATCATCGCAAAGCGCCACTTCGTCATTGGTCAGGCCCCAGGCTTCGCGGCCAAACACGTAGCCAACCCGGCACTGATCGTCTTCAGATAAATGCCCGCAGGCGGATGCGGCAGCCTCCGCAGGACCAATCACCGGCTTTACCAGATCATGCTTGCGCGCGGATGTGGCGTATACGAGGGTCAGGTCGGCAAGTGCGGCGTCCAGCGTTTCAAAAAGCTGAGCGTTCTCAACAATGGCACGCGCGCTGCTTGCCGTGGCGGTAGCCTTAGCACTCGGCCATCCATCTCGTGGACGCACCAGGCGCAAGACCCGCCAACCAAAGTTTCCCATAGCCCGCGCGACCATGCCAATGTTTTCGCCTAGCTGAGGTTCGACCAAAATCGCCACCGGCGGCTTGGGGAGCTCCCGCAGTGGATTGGGCTCGGCACCTCCAGCTCCGTGCACTCCTCCAGGCGCGCCAAACCGGCTCATACCGAGCCCCCCTTGCAAACCGCAGGTGTTTGGGAATCCAGAATAGCTGCTCTCCATTTCTTATCAGCCCATCGACCGGGTTCATGGGCTTGAACCGCTTTGCTATAGGCCGGGTGAAACCGGTTCAAGGCTCCATTGCGTTTCGCAGGGCCGACAGAGCCGCGCACTGCTTCGCGCCGCTAGGGGCGCGCTCAAACGAGGACCCTCCATGGCCAAGATCAAGGTTGCAAACCCTGTCGTCGAACTCGACGGCGATGAGATGACGCGGATTATCTGGCAGTTCATCAAGGATAAGCTGATCCACCCTTATCTCGACATCGACTTGCACTATTACGATCTTGGGATTGAGGAGCGCGACAGGACCGACGACCAGATTACCGTCGATGCCGCCAATGCCATCAAGGAACATGGCGTTGGAGTGAAGTGCGCAACGATCACGCCCGATGAGGCGCGCGTTGAAGAGTTCAATCTCAAGCGCATGTACCGCTCGCCCAACGGAACGATCCGCAACATACTTGGCGGCGTCATCTTCCGCGAACCGATTGTGATGCAAAATGTGCCGCGATTGGTCCCCGGCTGGACGCAACCCATCGTTGTCGGCCGGCACGCGTTTGGCGACCAATACCGCGCGACCGATTTCAAATTCCCCAGCGCGGGAACCCTGACGGTCAAGTTTGTTGGCGACGATGGCCAGGTGATCGAGCACGAAGTGTTCAAATCACCCAGCGCTGGCGTCGCAATGGCGATGTACAACCTCGACGACTCGATCCGCGATTTTGCCCGCGCCTCCATGAATTACGGCATCATGCGCGGGTACCCAGTTTATCTGTCGACCAAGAACACCATCATGAAGGCCTATGATGGGCGCTTTAAAGACCTCTTCCAGGAGATCTTCGAAAGCGAGTTTGAGGCCCAGTTCAAAGAGGCCGGAATTCATTACGAGCACCGGCTGATCGACGACATGGTAGCGTCAGCGATGAAATGGTCAGGCGCGTATGTCTGGGCATGTAAAAACTATGATGGCGACGTGCAGTCGGACACGGTCGCGCAGGGCTTTGGATCACTGGGGCTCATGACCTCGGTGCTGCTCTCGCCCGACGGCCGGACTGCGGAGGCCGAAGCCGCGCACGGCACGGTCACGCGGCACTATCGCATGCACCAGCAAGGCAAAGAAACCTCAACGAACCCAATCGCTTCCATCTTCGCTTGGACGCGTGGCCTCGCCCACCGTGGCAAGCTGGATGACAATCAGGCTCTCATCGATTTCGCGGACACGCTTGAAAAGGTCTGCGTGCAGACGGTTGAGGCTGGCGACATGACCAAGGATTTGGCGATCCTGATTGGGCCCGACCAAACCTGGCACACCACGCAGGGCTTTCTTGCCAAGATCGACGAAAACCTCCAGAAGGCGATCGGCTGATTTGCATCTGCATCTGTAGGCTTGGGTGAGCGCGTGGCGAGCCGGTTGGGGCCGGCTTGCTTGCGCATTCCCCGCCACGGCCAACTGCAAGCGCTTGGGTTTACAGATGCGCGCCGCTCAAGCTCGGCTGGCCGATGCACCGCCATTAAGCCACTTTTTGCCGGATGCGTACAGCTGTCGCCGCTGAAACTCTTAGCCTAGCGAGTACAGCAGCGTTTTAGACGGCCAGGGCGTCCCGAACAGCGTCAAGCGCAGCTGATGCCGCAGCGGCATCCGGACCGCCCGCTTGCGCCATATCTGGCCGCCCGCCACCACCCTTCCCGCCAAGGACTGCAGCGCCCGTCCGAACAAGATCAACCGCATTCTCGCGCTCGGTCAGGTCATCGGTCACCGCAACAACAAGCGCCGCTTTGCCGTCATTGGTGCCCACCAGTGCAACCACGCCCGACCCCATTGAGGCTTTCATCTCATCGGCGATACCTTTGAGGTCACGAGGTGCAACATTTTCCAGAACCCGTCCGATAAACGAGATCCCAGCGACCGTTTCCGTCTCTGCGGCCGCTTCGCCGCCCATGCCACCGCCAAGTGCTACCTGCTTCTTCAACTCGGTAACCTGCCGCTCGAGAGCACGCCTCTCATCCACCAACGTTTGGACACGTTCCAGCGCGATCTCCGGCTGCACCTTCAGGGCACTCGCCACAGCGTTCAGGCGCTCATCCTGCTGGGCGAAGTAGGCCAAGGCAGCTTTGCCCGTTAGAGCTTCAACCCGGCGAACGCCAGCGGCAACCGCACTCTCGGAGACCACCCGAACGAGCCCTATTTCCCCTGTGCTCCCAACATGCGTTCCGCCGCACAGTTCAACGGAAAACGCCCGGCCGTCGTCCCTGGTCCCCATGGAGACAACGCGAACCTCATCGCCATATTTTTCACCGAATAGCGCACGCGCACCGGATTCAATCGCACTATCGACGTCCATCAGACGTGTATCGACAGCGCTGTTCTGCCGAATGAAGCGATTAGAGATGTCCTCAATTCTCAAAAGCTCATCGCCAGCGATAGGTTTGGGGTGTGAGAAATCAAAGCGCAGCCTGTCGGGCGCCACGAGCGATCCCTTTTGTGCAACGTGATCACCCAAAGTCTGGCGCAACGCTTCGTGCAGCAAATGCGTCGCGGAGTGATTGGCGCGAATATCCTGGCGGCGTTCCCGATTAACGTGGAGATCTGCCGGTTCCCCGACTTTAATGCCATCTCCGCGCGCCACGCCCTGATGTTCAAACAGGCCGTCGGCCCGTTTGACCGTGTCGGTTACCTCGAACTTGCCATCGCCCTGCAGAATGTCACCACAATCTCCAACTTGCCCGCCTGATTCTGCATAGAACGGCGTCTGATTGAGAATAAGACTGCCCTGTTCGCCGGCAGCGAGACCGCTAACAACAGCACCATCCTTGACGGCCGCGACGACCAGCCCTTCCGCCGTGAGGGTGTCATACCCAAGAAATTCAGTTGAGCCGTGCGCATCGCGCAGACTGAACCAAAGTGATTCGGTTGAAGCATCGCCAGAGCCAGACCACGCAGCCCGCGCTTCTGCACGCTGACGATCCATAGCCGTGTCAAAGCCGTCCCTATCGATGCCGATACCACGGGAGCGTAACGCGTCCTCTGTGAGGTCAAAGGGGAACCCGTAGGTATCGTACAACTTGAAAGCAGTTGCACCCTCAAGTGTATCGCCGCTACCCAAGCCGCTGGTCGCGTCCTCAAGCAGACCTAAACCTCGGCCTAGAAGCTTCTTGAAGCGGTTTTCTTCAAGTTCCAGAGTATCGGTGATCAATGCCTTGGCGCGAACCAGTTCCGGGTACGCTTCCCCCATCTGGCGCTGGAGAGCGGGCACCAAACGGTGCAGGAGAGGCTCCTGCGCACCCAGAAGATGCGCGTGGCGCATGGCGCGACGCATGATGCGGCGTAGGACATAACCTCGACCCTCGTTTGAGGGCAGGACACCATCAGCGATCAAAAAACTGGATGCGCGCAAATGATCGGCGATCACGCGGTGGCTGGCTTTGGCGTCCCCGTGAGCCTCCACATTCGTTAGCTCGACCGAGGCAGCAATAAGCTTCTCAAACAAATCCGTCTCGTAATTGTCGTGCTTGCCCTGAAGAAGCGCGGCAATGCGCTCAAGCCCCATCCCAGTATCAATTGATGGCTTGGGCAGCGCGACCCGGGTTTCCGCATCAACCTGCTCAAACTGCATGAAGACAAGGTTCCAAATCTCAATGAACCGGTCGCCATCTTCATCGGGAGAACCGGGCGGGCCACCCGGAATATGATCTCCGTGATCGTAAAATATCTCAGAGCATGGCCCGCACGGTCCCGTATCGCCCATAGCCCAGAAATTGTCGGAGGTCGGAATGCGGATAATCCGCTCGTCAGGAAGCCCGGCAATTAACTTCCAGAAATCGTAGGCCTCGTCGTCTGTGTGGTAGACAGTGACGAGGCAGCGATCGGGATTGATACCGAACTCCTTCGTCACCAGCGTCCACGCGTGATGGATGGCTTCTTCTTTAAAATAGTCGCCAAAGGAAAAGTTCCCCAGCATCTCGAAGAACGTATGGTGCCGTGCCGTGTACCCCACATTATCGAGATCGTTGTGCTTTCCGCCTGCCCGAACACACTTTTGCGACGTCGCGGCACGCGGAGGTTCGCGCGTTTCAAGGCCGGTGAACACGTTCTTAAACTGCACCATGCCCGCATTGGTGAACATCAGTGTCGGGTCATTGCGCGGCACGAGGGGTGAGGAGGACACAACCGCGTGTCCGGCATCTTCGAAGTAGGAAAGAAAGCGCGAGCGGATTTCGTTGACACTACTCATGGCCGACCACCTGAACCCATCAGGTGCGCGCCGTACCAAGCTCTGAGCCAACAGCTGACGTCGCACCAACCGAAAGAAAGCGGCTGGCCACTCATGCAGCCAACCGCTTCTGCGCTATCTATCGTTCGGCTCAGGCTGTGTCCAGAACAAGCCCGTCTGCATGGGATGCGTTTTCAGTGTTTAGGCTAGCCATCGTTCGCAGGTGATACCGGCAGTTCAGCGTCATGATCCGCATCGCCTGCGTCATCCCCCTCCAATATCTGCTCCGCTATCAAACCAGCATTCTTTCTGATGGACGCTTCGATGGTGGACGCAACATCGGGATTATCGCGCATAAACTGTTTGGCGTTCTCGCGTCCCTGGCCCAGCCGTTGGCTGTCGTAGGAGAACCATGCGCCTGACTTCTCAACAATCCCTGCCTTTACGCCGAGATCAATCAACTCGCCAACTTTCGAGATACCTTCACCGTACATGATGTCGAATTCGACTTGTCGGAACGGCGGTGCCACCTTGTTTTTGACAACTTTCACGCGCGTTTGATTGCCCACCACCTCGTCGCGATCTTTGATCGAACCGATCCGGCGGATATCCAGCCTGACTGATGCGTAAAACTTCAGTGCGTTCCCGCCAGTCGTCGTTTCAGGGCTTCCAAACATCACACCGATCTTCAATCTGATCTGATTGATGAAGATCACCATACAGTTCGATTTGGAGATCGACGCGGTGAGCTTGCGCAACGCCTGGCTCATGAGCCGCGCCTGCAAGCCCGGCAAACTATCGCCCATCTCACCTTCAAGCTCAGCACGCGGCGTCAAAGCGGCAACCGAGTCGATCACCAAGACGTCAACGGCCCCGGACCGAACCAAGGTATCGGCAATCTCCAAAGCCTGCTCGCCCGCGTCTGGTTGAGAAACCAAGAGGTCGTCGACATTCACGCCAAGTTTGCGAGCGTAGATCGGATCGAGTGCATGCTCTGCATCGACAAAGGCGCAAATACCGCCGTTCTGCTGTGCCTCGGCGACCGTGTGAAGAGCCAGCGTCGTTTTGCCAGACGACTCAGGGCCAAAAATTTCGATTACCCGACCGCGGGGTAAACCGCCGATACCCAGCGCAATATCCAGACCAAGTGAACCAGTGGAAACGGCCTCTATCTCAAGTGCATCGCCCTTTCCCAACTTCATAATAGAGCCCTTGCCGAAGGACCGCTCTATCTGGGACAAAGCAGCGTCGAGCGCTTTGGTCTTATCCATTCCGTTATCTTCCACCACTCGCAAAGATGATCGCGCCATTACCGTTGTCCTTTTTCCATGCACCGACGATTCTCGCAATGCCATGGCACCGCATCTCGCACAGGTGTACATGTTTTGTTCCATAAGAACAAGTGCAGAACATAGGTTTCCAGTAAGCGACTATTCAGCCAGGACGTTTTTCACGGTCTCAGCGAAATCCTTCATCGAAAATGGCTTCGCCAGGAACGTAAACTCCTGATCATCGGGCAGATTCTTAGCAAACGCATCTTCGGCATAACCGGAAACGAACACGAACCGCATATTTGGATGCCGAGCGCGAACCTCCTGCAACAACGTTGGACCGTCCATTTCAGGCATGACCACGTCGGAAACAATCAGCGAGATATCGTCGCCAACTTCGTCGAGAACCTCGAGCGCTTCGACGCCACTATCGGCTTCATAGACCGTGTAACCGCCCGACCGCAGCAACGTCGCGTTCACCATCCGAACGCCTTCATCGTCTTCAACCAGCAAAACACTCGCGACGCCGGTAAGATCCTGTTGCTGATCGCTGGATACGTCTGCAGCCGAGGCTGGCAGCGCCGCCGTTTCAGACGGCTCATCGGCCGCACTGTGGCGCGGTAGGAAGATATGAAAGCTGGTTCCCTCGCCGACCGTACTCTCTGGATAGACGTAGCCGCCGGTCTGTTTGATGGTACCATAGACGGTCGCTAGCCCGAGGCCCGTCCCCTCGCCGACGCCCTTGGTGGTAAAGAAGGGCTCAAAAATCTTCTCCATGATCTCGGGAGGAATACCCGTTCCGGTATCGCTTACCGTCACCAAGACGTAATCCTGAGCTTCCAGCCCTTTGAAATCAAAGGCCGCGCATTCTTCTGCCATGACGTTACGCGTTGACATTATCAGGTTGCCGCCATCAGGCATCGCGTCCCGTGCGTTTACCGCCAAGTTGATCAAAACGTTCTCGAGTTGCGAGAGATCCGCCATGACGGGCCAGACTTCCCCACTGATATCGACGTCCAGCTTGACCTTCTCGCCTACAAGACGATCGACGGTCATGGAAAGATCGGACAGGACATCGTCCATGCGCATGACTTGCGGGCGCAGGGTCTGTTTGCGGGAGAACGCCAAAAGATGTCGAACAAGTGCGGCCGCGCGATTGCAGTTTTGGCGGATCGGAGAAATGTAGCGGTAGCTCGGGTCTGATGGGGGATGGTTGAGCATCAGCAGGTCAACATTCCCCATAATTGCCTGGAGCATATTGTTGAAGTCGTGAGCAACCCCGCCGGCAAGCTGCCCGAACGCCATCATTTTCTGGGTTTGTGCAAACTGTTGCTCAAGAGCCTTTTGCTCGGTGGTATCCATCAGAAAGGCAAGGATCTCGCTCTGGTCGGCATCACCAGCAGCCGAAAGGAACAGCTGGGCTGAATTCTGCGTGCTCATCTCGACGAGTGCGAGAGAGTTTGCCTCGTCCGTCTTGCGGTCATCTGCTTCGTCACCGCCAATCACCACATCCACGGGCCGGATGCTGCCGCGCTGGGCGAGTGCGTCATCCATGGCGCGCCGAACGGCATCGCGCGTTCCGGGAGAAAACAGATCAAGGAAGCGTGCCTGAGGTTGCACCAGTGTTCCAACTTTCTCCCCGCTGTTTGTTGCCGGGAACATGCCGGCAAACGGCGCATTGCGCTGCACCACAACGCCGTCCTGATCGACCACCGCGATTGCAACCGGCGCGTTGTGGAAGAAGCGTGCGAACTTGACCTCGGCAGCGCGAACACTTTCGTCGGCATCAAAGCCGGTCGAGCGGTTGATCACCAGTGTGCGAGACGCACGCGGGGCTCCATCGGGGCTGATCGGAACACGGTGGTGAATGCGTACCGGCATGCGTGACCCGTTGCGCCGTAACAGGTCAACATCGACGATTGTTGCCAAACCATCGTAGTCGGTCGTCGTTGGCGCGCTCGCCAAAAGCGCTGCCCCATCGCCCGCCAGCATATCGGTCAACGTCAAGCCAAGCTGGTCAACGTCAGTTAGGTCATAACCGAGCCAACTGGCCAGTGTTGCGTTCATGTAATCAATGGCGCCGCTTTGCTCGCAGGAAAAGAAGCCGGCAGGTGCGTGGTCGAGATAGTCGACTGCCTGTTGCAAGTCTTTAAAAAGCTGCTCTTGCCGCACGCGCTCCGCAGTGATGTCACGAACGCGCCACGCTATCCCATAACCCGGCTTAACGACCGGCGATGACGGATTAGCGGGATGGTTGGGCGTCTGCGATCGAGACGCAGCCCCCGAGGGCAACTCAGGACCAAACGCCAGAGGCCTGGCTAGAACGTGATACCATCGAGGTTCGCCCTCCCCAGCTGCTCCCCGGGAAAGCCGGACCTCCGCGTCGCCTGCGGCACCCCCCGCGACCTGTCGAAGCAACTGATAGACTGTGTCCGCAGTGGACGCTTCAGTCCCGAACACACGATCAGGCAGCCGCACCATTTCTGGCTGCTGCGCGCCCGTTAGCGTGCCGTAAGCCGCATTGGCGTACATGATCTGGCCGTTGGCATCGGTACACAGCAAGCCATCCTGGTCGGCATCCAAAAACCCGTCAGCCCACCCTGCAGGCCGCTCGCGTTCAGCAAACTGTACGAAGCCAAGAACCAGTGCCAGGAGCCCGGCGACACCAAGCGCAGAAAAACCTGCCAGAACGACCAGCAAGGCGGTTGGACTGGTGCCATAGCGTGTGAATGCGAGAAAAAACAGCAGCGCAAGCAAGAGCCCCAGAACAAGCACCATGACCCAAGGACGCTTTGGCGTGACCGGTCTTGCGGAGCGGTTATCGATCAGGGGACGAGCCACGGGAAAGGTCTCAAGTTGAGCGGACAAGGATCCGAAACCAAGCAAGGGATAAGGGCAAACGAATCGCCTCACCAAGCTAGCCGGTTCAAAGCAAAGGCAACATATTTATTCGGCTGCGAAGGGCACCTTGCCCAAGTTTTGCGGCCACAAACTAGCGCGCTGATGCGTTGCGAGCTCGGCGCCTATCACGCATGCGCAGCACAAAGCCAATCACCTTGGCAACAGCCTCGAAGTGCTCCGCGGGAATAGTCTGATCGATCTCAACGCCAGCATGCAACGTTCGAGCCAGCGGCGGGTTCTCGACAATTGCAACGTCGTGTTCGCGCGCAACCTGTCGAATGGAAAGCGCCAACGCATCGACACCCTTGGCGACGCACAAGGGTGCCTGCATGCCCTCTTCATATTTTAAGGCAACGGCGAAGTGCGTTGGGTTGGTGATCACAACAGTGGCATCGGGGACGTCAGCCATCATGCGTTTGCGGGAGCGCTCCATACGGATCTGCCGAAGCTTCGCTTTGACTGTGGGATCGCCTTCCTGCTGTTTGAACTCGTCCTTGACCTCTTTGACGGTCATTTTCTGCCGCTCAAACCACCTGTGTCGCTGGTACAGATAGTCGGCGACGCCGATGACGATCATGACGGCCGCGGCCGCGAGTAACAGTGCCACAGCCATGTCGAGAACGGCGGGCAGGAACTGGCGCAGATCGGTGAACAGCAGAGCGTCCAACTCGTCTCGGCGCGGCATCAAGATCAGCGTCATCAGGACACCGATGATGCCGATTTTCAGCAAGCCTTTGACGAAATTCATCAAGCTTTCGGACGAAAAAAGCCTTTTGAACCCTTGAATGGGAGATATCTTGGAAAGCCTGGGCGTAATCGGCTCAACCGAGAGCACCGGACGGTGCTGAACAAGATTGCCCAGCACCGCCATCGCCATCAGAAAAAGGAAGGGGATGGCGACGGCCATTGCGATTTGCGGTCCAAGCTCTCCAGCCAATGCGATGATCGCTCCACCATCAACAGGCATCACAGCGAGATTAGCAAGCAGCGACTGGAACATCAGCGTCATGTCGATCATCGCTGGCGCGATCATGACAGCTACGACAAGGGTTCCCCCCAGCAGGACGAAGGCCGACGATAATTCCTGAGATTTTGGGACATCCCCTCGCTTGTGAGCTTCTTCGAGCTTTCGTTGCGAGGGGTCCTCAGTCTTCTCCGACTGCTCGGTATCGTCAGCCATCACATACCCTCCAAAGGGCGGATCGGCTCATCAGCCTGGAAGTAACTGCCGAAGAACCTCGGCAACATGATCGATGTAAAGCGCCATAAGCGCCGCAAGCATCACCGCCAACAGCAAAAAACCCGCTAGGATGTTGACCGGCATTGCAATCATAAAGATCTGCAGCTGGGGCATCAGCCGGGACAGAATACCAAGGCCAAGATAGAAGATCAGGCCGAAAACCATGAAGGGTGCCGAAATCTGGATTGCCACCTCGAAGGCCTTTGCGGCGGTGTTGAGCCCGAACTGAACCATGTCGCCCAACGGGATCGGGGCCCCGACAGCGAAGATGTCGTAGGATCGAACGATTCCCATCAGTGCGAGGTGATGGAGGTCCGTCACGAAGAGAAGCGTAACGCCCATCAGCGCGAGAAAATTGCCCAGAAGAACGCCTTGCGTACCCTGGGCCGGATCGACGTTGAGCGCGAAGCCTAGCCCCATTTGAAAGGCGATCGTCGTGCCGGCAACCTGCATAACCGACAAAACGAAGCGAACGGCGAGCCCCAAGCCTAAGCCAACGAAAATTTCCTGAATGATCAGAAGTACAATCTGCACGAAACTGGTCGGAACCTCGGGTAAGTCGCCCGCAAGAGAAGGGTACACAACCAAAAGCGTCAGAAGGGCGATCACCAATCGGATACGCACCGGAACGGTCTGCTCGCCGATGCCCGGCATCAAAGCGAACAGCGTTCCTAGTCTTGCGAACAGCAGAAGCGCGAGCCACGCAAGTTGTGGCAGCATTTCGATGGTCAAAGCCCAGCCCCGCCAAACGACGTTGGTCCGCCGCCGCTTGCAAACGCACCATGATGCGCTAGCCGGAGATGATTCGTTCAGCGACGCGATCCATGTAGCCTGCCATGAGGCTTCCCATAAAAGGAAGTGACAGCATAAACGTCACGAAAATCGCGACGATCTTCGGAACGAAAACCAAGGTCATTTCCTGGACTTGCGTCAAAGCCTGTATCAGTCCGATCGCCACCCCGACGGCTAGGCCGACGCACATCATAGGTGCCGAGACGTAAATCAAGGTCATCACGCCTTCTCGTCCTAAATCAATGACTTCTGGGCCTGTCATAATGTAATACTTTCGATTGGACGATGCCTAGATCGGCATCCTCAATATCTCTTGATAAGCGGAAATCACACGATCACGAACGGTGACGACGGTTTCCAGGAGGACCTCTGTTTCAGCGACGGCGGTCACCATATCGACCACATCCGACCGGCCCTGGATCATATCGATACCGCGTGCTTCCAGGCCCTGACCTTGTTCAACGAGGCCGGACATTTGTTCCTGCACCAGCGCACCAAAACCCTCTGCCGGGCCTGCCGCGGCTGCCCCTTGCGTTCCAGCTTGATCGCCGCGCGCTAGGGCCTGAGCCGCTTGTGCATAAGCCTGTATGGCCTGGTTAGTCGGGATGTTTGTCATCGCTCAGAACCTCAGGCGCGAAGGATTTCAAGAGTTCGGGTGATCATCTGACGCGTCGACTGCACGACATTCAGATTCGCTTCGTAAGAGCGCTGAGCGTTGCGCATATCCATCGCCTCCACCAACCGGTTGACGTTAGGCAGTTCAACATAACCCTCGGCATTTGCAGCGGGGTGACTGGGATCATAGCGCAGCCGGAACTCCCCACGATCCGGACGAACTGGGCCCATTTCAACGGTCCGCGACTGGGTCTCGCGGTCAAGCGCCTGCCGAAACGTCGGTATCTGGCGCCGATACGGGTCGCCATCGGGCGACCGCGCAGTCGAATCTGCATTCGCAATGTTTTCTGCGATAATCCTCATCCGGCCTGATTGTGCCTGGAGGCCTGACGCCGCTGTGATGAGGCTTTTAAAAAAGTCCATGAGTGTAGTCTCCTTAGCGCCTGTCAGCGCCTGCCAACGGCCGAACGCAACATGCTCAGCGATTTCTGATAAAGGCCAGCAACCGCCTGGTAATCGAGTTGGTTGGACGTCATCTTCATGACTTCCTCCTCCAGGACCACCGAGTTGC
The sequence above is a segment of the Pseudomonadota bacterium genome. Coding sequences within it:
- the recA gene encoding recombinase RecA; its protein translation is MARSSLRVVEDNGMDKTKALDAALSQIERSFGKGSIMKLGKGDALEIEAVSTGSLGLDIALGIGGLPRGRVIEIFGPESSGKTTLALHTVAEAQQNGGICAFVDAEHALDPIYARKLGVNVDDLLVSQPDAGEQALEIADTLVRSGAVDVLVIDSVAALTPRAELEGEMGDSLPGLQARLMSQALRKLTASISKSNCMVIFINQIRLKIGVMFGSPETTTGGNALKFYASVRLDIRRIGSIKDRDEVVGNQTRVKVVKNKVAPPFRQVEFDIMYGEGISKVGELIDLGVKAGIVEKSGAWFSYDSQRLGQGRENAKQFMRDNPDVASTIEASIRKNAGLIAEQILEGDDAGDADHDAELPVSPANDG
- a CDS encoding response regulator; the encoded protein is MARPLIDNRSARPVTPKRPWVMVLVLGLLLALLFFLAFTRYGTSPTALLVVLAGFSALGVAGLLALVLGFVQFAERERPAGWADGFLDADQDGLLCTDANGQIMYANAAYGTLTGAQQPEMVRLPDRVFGTEASTADTVYQLLRQVAGGAAGDAEVRLSRGAAGEGEPRWYHVLARPLAFGPELPSGAASRSQTPNHPANPSSPVVKPGYGIAWRVRDITAERVRQEQLFKDLQQAVDYLDHAPAGFFSCEQSGAIDYMNATLASWLGYDLTDVDQLGLTLTDMLAGDGAALLASAPTTTDYDGLATIVDVDLLRRNGSRMPVRIHHRVPISPDGAPRASRTLVINRSTGFDADESVRAAEVKFARFFHNAPVAIAVVDQDGVVVQRNAPFAGMFPATNSGEKVGTLVQPQARFLDLFSPGTRDAVRRAMDDALAQRGSIRPVDVVIGGDEADDRKTDEANSLALVEMSTQNSAQLFLSAAGDADQSEILAFLMDTTEQKALEQQFAQTQKMMAFGQLAGGVAHDFNNMLQAIMGNVDLLMLNHPPSDPSYRYISPIRQNCNRAAALVRHLLAFSRKQTLRPQVMRMDDVLSDLSMTVDRLVGEKVKLDVDISGEVWPVMADLSQLENVLINLAVNARDAMPDGGNLIMSTRNVMAEECAAFDFKGLEAQDYVLVTVSDTGTGIPPEIMEKIFEPFFTTKGVGEGTGLGLATVYGTIKQTGGYVYPESTVGEGTSFHIFLPRHSAADEPSETAALPASAADVSSDQQQDLTGVASVLLVEDDEGVRMVNATLLRSGGYTVYEADSGVEALEVLDEVGDDISLIVSDVVMPEMDGPTLLQEVRARHPNMRFVFVSGYAEDAFAKNLPDDQEFTFLAKPFSMKDFAETVKNVLAE
- the flhB gene encoding flagellar biosynthesis protein FlhB, which translates into the protein MADDTEQSEKTEDPSQRKLEEAHKRGDVPKSQELSSAFVLLGGTLVVAVMIAPAMIDMTLMFQSLLANLAVMPVDGGAIIALAGELGPQIAMAVAIPFLFLMAMAVLGNLVQHRPVLSVEPITPRLSKISPIQGFKRLFSSESLMNFVKGLLKIGIIGVLMTLILMPRRDELDALLFTDLRQFLPAVLDMAVALLLAAAAVMIVIGVADYLYQRHRWFERQKMTVKEVKDEFKQQEGDPTVKAKLRQIRMERSRKRMMADVPDATVVITNPTHFAVALKYEEGMQAPLCVAKGVDALALSIRQVAREHDVAIVENPPLARTLHAGVEIDQTIPAEHFEAVAKVIGFVLRMRDRRRARNASAR
- the fliR gene encoding flagellar biosynthetic protein FliR, translated to MLPQLAWLALLLFARLGTLFALMPGIGEQTVPVRIRLVIALLTLLVVYPSLAGDLPEVPTSFVQIVLLIIQEIFVGLGLGLAVRFVLSVMQVAGTTIAFQMGLGFALNVDPAQGTQGVLLGNFLALMGVTLLFVTDLHHLALMGIVRSYDIFAVGAPIPLGDMVQFGLNTAAKAFEVAIQISAPFMVFGLIFYLGLGILSRLMPQLQIFMIAMPVNILAGFLLLAVMLAALMALYIDHVAEVLRQLLPG
- the fliQ gene encoding flagellar biosynthesis protein FliQ — its product is MTGPEVIDLGREGVMTLIYVSAPMMCVGLAVGVAIGLIQALTQVQEMTLVFVPKIVAIFVTFMLSLPFMGSLMAGYMDRVAERIISG